The Alnus glutinosa chromosome 3, dhAlnGlut1.1, whole genome shotgun sequence nucleotide sequence ttttattttcattttgtaatCCGAGCTTTATAATTTTAGTATAGTTGtttttgattcattttcttcttgtttctttactgttttccatAGAACTAATGTCTATATTAGTTtatttcatgtctagctaaacccTTCCttaggattttgatcaaatcttttccaaaaatcatgaaatgttcttgattttcttgatatgtttgatgattgtgtaagccTAGAGGATTgtaaaacccatgctaaaaggttttgtctttaagattccaatccatttattcatgaaaaagagttatgcttgtctataagttttcttaaattcatgaataaaatcaaCGCTTTTGAAGGAGAACGATGTCTTGGGCAATGGTTCCATTTGACATGATGCATGTTCACTTATTaaagttaccttatagggtatgttAGGGAGCACCGATCGTTGAGCACCTTTGATAGTCTGAAACGTATTTCAattgtagtgtaacttttatgtaatgtgatcggtgtgaaacaagataccttatcattgtggcataattagggttttcatgtattgtgtatgcttattaggatatTTTATAGactagtaagctagggagcattaatcaccccacaccttttgtagtgtaaacgttttttaattatagattaatctttacgtggagttttttaatgtgaaactatgtgttttattattacgtcttaacgaaagtgttttcatgtcgaggtcgtcttAATGGTTGACGCACATCACGCGCTCATATCATACATGTTaagaagatccatatagactttaagcatttcattggttgatgatttgatgcgatcattaccctaagtttcttttaagtttgtttcattttctagtTTTAAATCACTTAATTCGTTGTAACTTCAATTCTACAatctttacttttgtttttattttcaaagttaagttaaatacgttccTTTAAAAATCTCGTTACGAAAAACAACCCCTAAATCCTTATGGTTCGATagcccttactatagtacaattgattcgtaatATTGCGAGTgataaaacttataaatttaaaatccacgtagtcgagttGGCTACCAAGCCACcccaattaaaaaagaaatttaattttttaattttaatttattttaatttttagttttatatatatatatttaacattgACActtgtcgtcattttattgatactGACATGGCAccactaacagaatctgttaagtgttttgacgaaatttgactgcagggagtaatttgtttttaaaaatgtatatttttaatatattaatttttttttaaaaaaagtgacacatgtcaccattttattggtgttgacgttgacactaacagaatacgtcaaatattttaacagaatttgactacattgactaaatttttattttttgcctacctttgaattattttttattctacagTGAgctatttgtaatttaggttagccacatgaattgattttgaatttatcaattttttttttttaaaaaaaaatattttagtttagtttagtttttttttttttttttttgaagttttttaaagtacacttgaaaattcaggaGGCTTAAAATCGGCTGATCGTTCATGtggctttttatatttttctctattttgaatAGTTTAGGACATTAGGGCATTTTTAAACTCAAGAATAGAAACTAATGTCAAGTCTTTTCAGAGATTTGGAGATCAGTGAGTGTTTGAAGagatgatacgtttacaacttttatacaactgttgtacaaattcaatgatttttttttaaaaaaaattaaattaaattaaattaaccattaaaaATGTATaacccacatgtaggaaaatagatccaatagttagtttgaaaagcaattgttagagttgtacaaagtttataaacgtatcatatctcttgTCCAAAAGATTACCCGGTGGAGACTTACGACTCAAATGAGTAAAAACTCAAATGGatatttgcttttatttttttaacataatgtgattattttatgtatcatACATGtgtgtttacaactcacatgaaatacattTTAGATTAATGTGAATTATACTTTATGAAAATgattgatgaataatatgagTTTGTAAATGCATACTTGTAAAATATGGTGaatatttgattgcatcatATGACATGATAACCAGTATGTGCGGGATAACGGCCATTGGCATACTATTATATGGGTTAGCCCTATGGTCaaagagatttatttttatgtttaacaTTGGATCTAATGGTTTTTTGCGACGGGCGCACAATGTACACATGGGGTCACCGTTACGGCTTTGCTATATAGTAGCGTGGGCCACCCAAGGTCGAATTCAGTCGGGTTGCTAGTATAAGACGGTATAAGGCAATATCCGGAGCACCTTTATTGCACCACAAGTTTTTCGGGACAGCGCCAACCTTACCAAGAAGTGGTTAAGGGCTTGAATAGAGCAGATGGAATTGAACTATAACATGATTATcttattacaacatatattatatctatattgtatCCATAATCATCTTGTCAAATAAAGAAATTTAACTTTACATTGTTGTATGTAATTTATATCTTAAACATTTGAGTTTACTATATGATAACATATACATCATGCGTATTTATACTCATTAAGTCGTGAGCTTACACttgtatatttaattttcacctatgaaaaatgtgttgttttataaatagcTTTGAAGATGACAGATCTCATGAACTGTTATGTCCACTTGTAAGACATAATTCAGATAATTTTTTAGGAGTTACATTTTGTGTGGCTAAAGACCATGTGGAATGGTATTGAGCACATCCGTCGTGATATGATCGAGATCATACATCTGCTTTATCTTCTTAAAACTAGGCCTTGAGCTTTATGTTTATAACTCTTAGATttggtttgtaatatttatgttttattgaTGACTGGTTACCGTAACATTCAGAAAAGTTATTTTATGTTATGATGCTTTAGTTTTACTCTGGTTGTTTATGAATTTGTGGGTTTAATTAGTAGCTCTCTCTGTATGAAAGTGAAAAGTCTTCCGTCGCAAGCTCTCTTCGGAGAGTGTAAGATCCctgaatctttttatttatggaATATGGTTGGGAGGTGAACCATAAaattaattaccagttaattaaatTCAATGGGGCGTTAATTTGGAACAATCAAAATCACAAGTATCACGAATTTCTTGAGTCAAGATCGAATTTGTGTTATGGGTCATATGTGGAAAAGTTATTCTTTGGTGTTATTAGGGGGTGGGTATGTAAAAAGATTAGATGGATTTGTGAAATTTTGTTAAGAATTTGAGTGTTAAAAATGTTACAGGCaaatgtttgatgaaatgttacatatgtatatatactaataAAAATGTTCCTTGTAATTTTGTTCATTTACGGTCCTAATTTGCATAAACAACATTTACTTTAaatcatgcaatgaaaaataattgagaaggggtagagaaTGTAACTTACCTCTTGCTGCAGCTAAATAGCTAGGGAGACCTCCTCTGCTAGCTaactaaaccaaaaaaacatTCACATACATTAATTAATCTAGTTAGAATTGACCAATTGATCTTTTTCTAGACTGTTCCCCatctaaaaaaatttgttttattttttctaaaaagaatgAATTAGTTTATGGTTCTGGTTCTGTTTTTTTAGGGTTCGAAATCATAATTTGGACCCCAGAAAATAATTTGTccaaaaatttcatttattttttcacaaaaaaaacccattctatttctttctttatgaaaaatcgctgtaaaaaattatttttaactttttaagatttttttttttttttttttggggtgggggggacattttcaaaaaatcctaaTTGGACCTATTCTAACTAAAACTCTCATGACATGGGCCAAAAGTATAATAAATGGACTAAAACCCACTAATACTtcttatctaaaaaaaattgggcatatATACTTAATCTAATAACTTTATAGGCCTGAAACTTAATTAAAATGGATCAATTACACCTTTTAGGCTTTTAAGCATCTTTTACACAATTTTTCAGAATTTAAGCAAATCATCAAATCCCTCGAATTTCTTGTTAAAACAATGCAACTATTAACCAGTTTTAATGTTATTCATCTAGgggaaacataaaataaaacttttgtaattaattaaaatgaattatCTGGCCACGCAAGTTACTGCCTTGGTGTAATTTCTATGTTCTTGGTCcatttttaaaactatttttacaaGATTTTATGTTTACCAGCACATGTTCTTggttaagttttaataaaattttaatgagGAATTTCAATCTATCGACTCACTTTGAAAATCAGTCTGGGCAGTACCTCCTCTGGCAGGATCTCCAATTTATAAAAGGGGAAAGTACACTTATTTTActcaaactatcattttattGTCAGTGTTCCCCCCTCCcaaaactactaattgtgtcaatgtctttcctcaaactatcaaaaaatggcAATGACCATCTATGACTagcaaaaatgcaaaaataaccctaaaaatttttcaataagataaaaatgtgattacaaattcgaaaaaaaaaaaaaactaaaaaataaataataaaaactagaaaaaaaaaaaaaagaaaaaaaaattaaaaaaaattaaaaaattaaaaaattaaaaaatttaaaaaaaaaaaaaaaaaaaaaaaagaatgaaaaattgtggaaaaaaaaaactgaaaataataaaaacaatttttttaaagaaaagaaaagaaaaaaccagttttttttggtataaatttttgttattttagattttcttaataattttttggtttctttaaattttaataattttatgaaggatatttttgtcattagggggatattgtcattttttagtagtttaagggagggggacattgacacaatgattggtagtttagaaggaaacattgacaataaaataataatttgaaagggTTATACGTACTTTTCTCTTTATAAAATCacaattctttcttcttcttcttcttccttttttttattttttttatttttttagtgttttatttgTTGTCGTGTCGCTACTGCCCTCTCAGTTTTGGACCAGCCAAGAATCTCTCTTCCCCTAAAGGCAATACTTTCCCTGCACCTCTTAGTTTTCTACGAGAAAAACCCAAGAGAGAGAAGATGCACCCGCTAGATAACTTTAGTATTGTCAAATTCAATGTAAAAACGGTGCAAAAGTTGATTTACCTTTGGATTAGTAAAGCTTTTAACGATGGATTAGAGCCAAACTCATACCGCCGTTTGAGGAACAAAAAGGTATGTTGCACCTGAATGGTTTCAACGTTAAAACGGTGCAAAAGTTTATCTGACTCTCGATTAGCAAAGCTTTTGATGATAGATCAGAGCCAAACTAATACCGCCATTAGAGGAACAAAAGGGTATGTTGTACCTGAATGGTTTCAATGTTAAAACGATGGAAAAGTTGATCTGACTTTCGATTAGCAAAGCTTTTGATGATGGATCAGAGCCAAACTCATACTGCGGGCCATTagaggaatatatataaaagggtaTGTTGCACCTGAATGGTTTAGGAACATGCCAATCACGGCTAAATTAAAGTTGATGTATACAGCTTTTGTGTCATGCTGCTAAAGATCATTTGTTGTCGGAGAAGCCTAGTTATAGAATCTGGCAAGAGGACAAACCAATTTTAACATTGATGTGTACATCAAAGTCcaatcattcattcattcacTTAATTAACATACAAACTCTTATACTTTGCTAAAGGCCACCATTCTAAATAGTTAATTGAAttctttgccaaaaaaaaaaagaaaaatgaagtcATTGAAggtctcttatatatatataccttaaaagTTATTCATTGAAGTAGCATGCATATGACATAAAATTTGAGGAGAAAAGATAGAATTATATATGGATGAAAATTATAGGAAGAAGGTTGTAGTGGTAATGATGATATTGATAATCCCTACACTAGCACTTAAAGTGCAAGCTGATGATGACCGTTTCCCTCCTCTCCATCCTTCTTCATCTCCTTTCTCTTCCCGCTCTTCATCTACTCCATCTCCTTCTGctcctctctctccctcgaGGCTCGTTGGTGATGGTATTTCTAAAACAAAATCAGAAGAAATATGCCGACGAAAGTGTGTTGCCATATGTTTAATGAAAGTAGTTAAAGAcaaatcttttgaattcttcaattattattatgatgGATGTATGTATGAATGCAAGACAGGTCAAAAAGATCGCAGATCTAAACCACCaggttcctctctctctctctctctctctctctctctctctctctctctctcttcttattATGATGGATGAATGTTTGAATGCAAGACAGGTAAAAAAGATCGCAGATCTAGAAGTCGAGGACcaggtatctctctctctctctctctctctctctctctctctctctctctctctctctctctccttattATGATGAATGTATGTTTGAATGCAAGACAGGTCCAAAACATCGCAGATCTAGAAGACcaggtatctctctctctctctctctctctctctccacttcAAACTCCTTGTATGTGCAAACACACGATTGGAATATGCACTTTTAGTGACGTATGTTTATTCATCATAAGAATTTGAGAGCTAAGTTTTTCATGTTTATTACTTAACGAGtttatcaattaattaagagaggaatattaattagatttataaaattttgaactaTTATTATAACAATCAATATAATATTAATGTTagctttataattttataaaactgTCTCTTTCCAGATCGATTTGAGTCAAATTTTACGTGTTTGCTCTTTTTGTATTGccaatttttcatgaaaaatatgtgtgtatatatatataaagaatcgAGAAATTCGATATTAATTAAACACTCAAATGCTCCCTATGTTaatattaggaaagatggcctAGCTAGATGATCGATGCTCCCAaaagtttatgaaaattaaaataatcaaactTTGGTTAAGACATTTtagttcaaaagaaaagaaagtagtaatatatttcttttagtACGTACATGCATCCAGATTATATTtagtaatatatttatatatttatttatatatatttatatatttagtATGATTGGAGGATATTCGTTGTAGCATCTATGGTATTATATagcataaaagaaaatttttcttcaacaaCACaacttgttagttttttttttttcgcttttatCAGTGTTTTCACtttagttttattgtggttTTGATGAAATTTACAATTTAAAGTCCAAGAAACAAAGCATGTCTTGTTTTCCATGCACTTTTCTGGCCCTTAATAAATAggtgcccatatatatatatatatatattaagtgtcgtattcattattttcaaatttgagtTAAGGAAGCAATTTCAAATACCTTCAAAAGTTTTATGTGGTTGTCTTTTATTTAGGGTAAATGCatgataaatcattaaataaaagCTTAATTTGAATGCATTtcatcactttttaattttaaaaattagatgCTTGAGTTTTCAATTATTCGCAATAGATCATATCCCTCCATGATTTTGCCGTTCAAATTTACTGTAGATTGCTTAATGCCACATCAACATTTTTGcttaaaataacaaatttacttttttaatttttaatttttccctttaaaataacaaaaaacattttttttaagcaaaaatgtTGACGTGACACTAACGCTCTATAATAAATTTAGACGGCAAACTCACAGAGAGATCtattgtaaataattaaaaactcagatatcttattttcaaaattaaaaagtaagtaAATTCAAATAATACGTATACATATAAATTTATCATACATTTACCATTTCATCTATAGTACAATAATTCTTTGTGATTAGTACTATAATAACTTTCAAAAATCTTCCCAACATGGCAGGTAAGAATCAAGTGGAGGGCCATATGGAAGCTGGCCATAACAAAACTGGTTAAACATCTTCAAGAAGACACTAGCTTTGCATTATACTTTAGAGTAACATTTTTTGCACAATAATTGCATGCACTTTGTATAATAAAGAAAATGTGAAACTTTTTtgtgaaagtaaaaaaaaaaaaaaaaaagaaagaaaaagaaagaaggcgTGTACAAttattgtgaaaatcatttCCACATCAGCTGTATTATACAAAGTATATACAATTATTGTGCAAGACAATTACTCTATACTTTATTAtagaattaaaaagaaaaagaaaaagaaaaaagaaaaaagaagtgttATTCATATATGTCATGATGTATCAGACACTTTATTTGAATGAATATCTTTCAATATAATGTCCATGGCACTCAAGGAAATATAGGATAGTAGGAAAATTTAAATaaggtaaaattatatatatatatatatatataaaaccctcAACTAACAGCCGATCTTAAAATAGCGTCATAAATTTTCAAGTATGCTAAAGTGGCCTATCAAACTATCTAGGTGTTTCAAAAAAGCAACTTTTTTTTCCGATAATTCcccttattcttttaaaaacaaaataaaatattaataaaaaaatattt carries:
- the LOC133864846 gene encoding uncharacterized protein LOC133864846; this translates as MDENYRKKVVVVMMILIIPTLALKVQADDDRFPPLHPSSSPFSSRSSSTPSPSAPLSPSRLVGDGISKTKSEEICRRKCVAICLMKVVKDKSFEFFNYYYDGCMYECKTGQKDRRSKPPGKKDRRSRSRGPGPKHRRSRRPGKNQVEGHMEAGHNKTG